The Cryobacterium roopkundense sequence GGGCACGCTCATGCTCGGGCACCGCGCATGATGGAGTTGCCGGCGAATTCGGCCGGAACCGCGGCATCCGCTGTCTCGGTCGTATCGAGGTCGAGTCGGCCGCTCTGGCCGAAGAACTCCACGGGGTTGCGCCACAGGATGCGGTCCACATCGTCGTCGTCGAAACCGGCGGCGAGCATGGCCTCACCGGTGCGCCGGGTGGTGAGCGGGTCACTGCGGCCCCAGTCGGCAGCGGAGTTGACGAGAACACGGTCGAGGCCCACGTCTTTCAGCACGGCGACCATGCGCGCGGGGTCCATCTTGGTGTCGGGGTAGATGCTGAAACCCATCCAGCAGCCGGAATCGACGACCTCGTGCACGGTGACCTCGTTGAGGTGGTCGACCACCACCATGCCGGGCGCAATGCCGCTTTCGCTCACCACATCGAGGGTGCGGCGGGTGCCGGCCACCTTGTCGCGGTGCGGCGTGTGCACGAGTGCCGGCAACTCGTGAGCGAGGGCGAGGGCGAGTTGCGCGGCGAAAGCATGGTCCTCCTGCGGGGTCATCGAGTCGTAGCCGAGCTCGCCCACGGCCACGACGCCGTCTTTCTCGAGGTAGCGCGGCAGAATGTCGAGCACTCCGGCGAGGCGTGGGTCGCCGGCCTCCTTGGGGTTGAGGCCGATCGTGCAGAAGTGCCGGATGCCGAATTGGCTCGCCCGAAACGGCTCCCAGCCTACGAGGGCGTCGAAGTAGTCGATGAAGG is a genomic window containing:
- a CDS encoding TatD family hydrolase: MRIMDPHIHMSSRTTTDYEAMYAAGVRAVVEPAFWLGQPRTSVESFIDYFDALVGWEPFRASQFGIRHFCTIGLNPKEAGDPRLAGVLDILPRYLEKDGVVAVGELGYDSMTPQEDHAFAAQLALALAHELPALVHTPHRDKVAGTRRTLDVVSESGIAPGMVVVDHLNEVTVHEVVDSGCWMGFSIYPDTKMDPARMVAVLKDVGLDRVLVNSAADWGRSDPLTTRRTGEAMLAAGFDDDDVDRILWRNPVEFFGQSGRLDLDTTETADAAVPAEFAGNSIMRGARA